The following coding sequences lie in one Colias croceus chromosome 1, ilColCroc2.1 genomic window:
- the LOC123693460 gene encoding carbonic anhydrase 2: MSNQEWGYTGENGPSTWVEKFPEARGARQSPVDIITTQASSGGSAPPLAWQYSVNHPRSVVNPGYCWRVDENGYNSELRGGPLGSDVYKLQQWHCHWGAVNGEGSEHTVDGRSFSGELHLVHWNTSKYRSFSEAAGQPDGLAVLGVFLVVGSKHEELDKVVRLLPFIQHKGDKVTMSEPLDPAHLLPNQIAYWTYPGSLTTPPCTESVTWILFKQPVEVSAEQLALMRKLRCGEASCGEEAMELLHNYRPTLPLGNRELRDYGLN; this comes from the exons ATGTCTAACCAAGAATGGGGATACACCGGTGAGAACG GCCCTTCTACGTGGGTTGAGAAATTCCCAGAAGCAAGAGGTGCAAGACAGAGTCCTGTAGATATCATAACGACTCAGGCGAGTAGCGGCGGGAGCGCACCACCACTAGCTTGGCAGTACTCTGTCAACCACCCCCGCTCCGTGGTCAACCCTGGATACTGCTGGCGCGTAGACGAAAATGGTTATAACTCAG AACTACGAGGGGGTCCATTGGGGTCAGATGTATATAAACTGCAACAGTGGCATTGTCATTGGGGTGCTGTAAATGGCGAGGGTTCAGAACACACGGTTGACGGTCGGTCTTTCTCCGGAGAACTTCACCTTGTACACTGGAATACCAGCAAATACCGAAGCTTCTCAGAAGCAGCTGGCCAACCGGATGGACTAGCCGTACTTGGTGTATTTTTGGTG gTTGGATCGAAGCATGAAGAGTTAGACAAGGTCGTACGGCTACTTCCGTTCATCCAACATAAGggagacaaagtaacaatgtCCGAACCTTTGGATCCAGCTCACCTTCTACCAAACCAAATTGCTTACTGGACATACCCTGGATCACTAACAACGCCGCCTTGCACGGAATCGGTCACCTGGATCCTTTTTAAACAACCCGTTGAAGTCTCTGCTGAACAG TTGGCGTTGATGCGCAAGCTCAGATGTGGCGAAGCGTCATGCGGCGAGGAAGCTATGGAGCTGCTCCACAATTACCGCCCGACACTTCCGCTGGGCAACAGGGAATTGCGCGATTATGgacttaattaa